ATAATATATTAGTATCTTACAGTATATGCAAGTCATGTCTCGATTCAATAGTAACAATCCAATCAATACAAATCTCTAGTGTGTATCTGTTTTGAACATAAATCTCATCTTGAGTCCTGATTCATTGTCATGAATCCTGGCTAACTACAATGCATCCCGATTCATTCTAATGAGTCACTTCTTAAACATAGTGTAGccaaaaacttcttttttttcagTTTGTATAGCCAGACacttttcttttgtcatttgatttatgacttgaatcttgaatcattgaggttAGTAGATGATACAAGGGCTTATAGTTTTCTACGTCGGTTGTTTTTCCTAATTTCCtttaaaatgtcattttttttattggtaatgTATCTTACAATTGATAATAAGATTCAATTCAGGATTCAGAAAATAGGTCTTCCTATTCATAGTTTGAAATAACCATGGTACCAACTAATCAAGGAGATCTATGACCAAGATATCAtgcattattaataaaaaaaaacatcataccAAATCACCAATTTACaacaatgaaattaaaaaaaaaaaactgattaaaGAACATCGGGCACAATCAAAGGAAACACAGCAGTGAAACCATTCTTAAAACCAAGGTTGACAAGCGTAGAAAGCAGAAAACAGCAGATTGCTAAAATTCTATTACGCATCAGCAACTATTTGACAATATAAATAGTGTATCGCGGAACAATAGCTGTAGTCCAATTCCGCTACATTATAGCAGTAAAGCGCCGCTATAGCTATTGTTTAACAACATTGCTTAAAACGATTGATAACTATGGGGAAAATAAACTTACGTCTGGAACCTCCTCCTTCAAACCACTTGGTGTTTCATCTGCCATGTTTGCTGCAATACAGGTAACCAAAATTAGTACATAGGAAGAGTCAAAGAAATATGCAGCCATGAAAAGTaaagataacctctcaaataaGGTTAAAAATTTTCTCTCATTTCTTGCCATCCCTTTCCCACTCCTCCAAACCCccataaaaccctaaaaaaaaagttcaactAAACCATCCTTTATATAAAAcctaataattaaatatgaaaaataatcaaacagttaattaaaaattttaCAAGCTAAATTAACATACATTGCGCTAAAATAAAGAACGAAGACTCAATTCGGTCCCTCACAATTTTCTCGGGGCGCAATTCAGTCTCTCATCAGGGACAAAATAAATCCCTCACAAATAACATACCCTACTAATGCCCAACACATTCACAGCACATTGGGTTTGAAAATAGGTCGTGGATTGAATTGGTCAGCGAGAAAATTGCGAGGAACTGAATTGGGTTTAACTCTAATTACACTGAAAAATCAACATGTATAACTCCcagaaattaaaccaattcaaaagtaaaaatataacgATTATCAGCTAAATTTGTGGTCAAATTATCTTATTCTAAATTCAAAATAACGGGTAATCAATAGCAAACACGAGTAAAAgctataaaaaaacataatccagaattgaaataaatataaaatcaaaggCTTGGATTTCAGATATTGAAAAAAATCGATGCAAGACGAACCTTTGAAAGCAGAAGCTGAGAAAACGCAGAGAAAAACTGAGAAAAGAGAGCGAAGAAAATCGAATCGTTTGAAACGAAGAGTGTTTGTGTCTGTATTTAGTGGAACCAAAACCTTTTCTTTCTGCTTTATAACGGTGCGTTTCACGTATTAAATGTCATGGGCTTTTGGGTCAATCAGAACAAGTATCGGGCTTAGTACTTTTGTTGAGCCCAAAGTATCTTAAAACAACCAAGTTCGATTCCCACCGTAGTCATTTTATGGGAATTCCAAcctatatattataatatactaATAACCATGAGTGTCATGTAAGCGAGGTGGGTAGTTGTAAGGACATCTGATTGTAGGGATATGGGTCCGAACATGCGACTCCCTACTTATCTACATTTTAGCATGAGATTCTATTTATCATCGGACAACATTGTGAAACAGTGTCGCATTGTACATTGAAAGGAGATAGATGGCGCAATAAAGTCAAGGCTTATATTCGAACATTTTCCTTAGTGTCGGATAAATTGCTTACAATTCTTCAAGGTAAAATTTAGGTCTCATCGTTTTTATGTTGCAACTGTAAACTTTTACTCCAATGGATTCGACCACAGGATGAAACTATGCTTAATTAGATAGTACTATTAGATTAGATAACCATAGATGTCATTTTCAAACTGTTATACCTTGGATAAATATTGTCTCTTTGTAATGGCGTGAGTTGGCCAATAGACCAGCtttcaataaaattgtttttttagaaggaCTTTCAATAGAATTGTTTTATAAATAAGAATCGATTTCATTATTATAACTGCTTTTCAATagaattgttttataaaaagaGATTACGTGGGGTACATTTATACAAACAGTATGATTGTGTGCGTTCTAACTTTAATAATGCAatgctttgtcaaaaaaaaaaaaaaaaactgtaataATGCATGCATAATAATGAGATATTTCAATTATTGAACTCTAGAAAAGTTTGTTTACATATttataaaatcatccaaatctaTTTTCAATAGTATGTCATAGATCTTACTATCCATGTAGTTGGAAAAATTGGTAATTTGTGCATCTTGTGAATGTTATTATGTTCATCAGGTCTCTAGCCCTTATTACCGGTTCACTTTTAGTTATATAGTCAATGAAGTCAAATTAACAACATCACCCAAACACAATAGAGGGTGTGTGCTCCATTGGTGGTGAAGATCAAAAGCAAATTCTCTCACCTTTGATTTGATGCATGaccatgataaaaaaaaataaaaaattgtcatgcCAATTTGCTGTTGAATATTGTCCTATTTTGTAGACTTGTAGCCCGTATAATAATACATGAATTCTATTAATTTTAGTTATTAAATATAGActataaaaattaattctaagATATACTCACAAAGCCTTGggtaaaaaacaaatatatagagACTTGAAACAGTTTCAGGGCGATATAATTCATAATATGTATTACTGATAATGCCTACTATAAAATCATTGAAGGATCCTTGAGGAAATGTGTTTCAGTTCTCTTATATGAATACCATGCAAGATTTTTTAATCAAGACGGAATTATAAACAtggatttgaaaaatgaattcaaATTCTCGCGACTGTTGATGAGAAATCTCATACTAAATTGCATGATTTTGCATTCAAATGTCTTGTACCAGGGTTAACACTCAACATAGCTCATTAAGATACAGGGTTCAAACTGTTAGAAATTTAATTCACTAGTTTCTATGTGCTAAGCTCACTAAAATGCACATAATAGTTGAAAGGATACAATGGTAATAATGTTATACTCCAAAAAATTGTACAAGAGAACCCTGTTATTCACAAAGCTCAATTTTTGCCTTCAAATTTGAAGGGCATTAGCAATTGACCCTGCTAAACTCAATACTTCAAAAGGAGCTTGATTCGCTAGAGCTTTGACTGTAACTGGGCAAGAATCTGTGATCCAAAAGTAGGCAAATGCCTTCTCTGAGGCTTCTGCAAGTTACAAGATAAAATCACAATAACAttcaaatatatgaaaatatagCAATGTAGAAGTTGATGAGATTAAGCTACGACTAACCATCTTTGTGAGTGAATCGCAACCATGATTGGTTAGGGAACACGCCATGTGTGACATAGGCACTCACTTTTGCTGCACCATTGGCTGCCAAAACTTTCTGAgggaaaaaagagagaaatgttAAGTTGTATTTAGATGCAGACACATACATTGATAATCGGCATAAGTTGGTGTGCATACACACGCATATAGAGATTGAGGGTCTATTTGGTTTGAGAAATgctctattttcattttcaccttccacttttaattataaaattaccatttttttttttcattctatttaccattttaaaaattttgtacCAGAGTCGGTGGaggaaaaaaaacttctatttccATCGTTTCtaatacaaatatttaaaaaagaaaaaaaaaatgaaaacaatacaacaatcttgtaattaaaaacgtaaaaaaaaaaaaaaaatgctttctCAAACAAGTCTCAAGTGTTGGCAATTTCCGGTTGGCAAACTCAATCGTAATAATCTTCAAAGATATACAAAATCTTTTTGAACAAGTATACATCTTTTGCGATTAAGAAATTAATAGGTTACCTGACACTCGATTAGGGTGCCTCCAGATTGGACTAAATCATCAACAATCACAACATGATGACCAGAGACATGACCTTCCTTGAGCCTAACTATCCTCTTGTCACCTTCACGTACCTTTGTACATACAACCTGCCACTCCAAAAATTCAGACaactataaacaaattaaatacaaattaaatacaCAGATACTTATGGGAGACCGACCACTGAATAATTGTCGAACAGCTTATGGAATCGCTTCCATGCACCGTCATCTGGAAATGCAATGACTACCTGatcataacaataataaattaagaCTGCAGGTATGTaaaatttgcaatgaaatatAGAAAGTACATTGTTTTaggttttaacatttttttgtttaataaagGTGACGACggaaaaaatgcaaaattgtttaagaaaggTGACTGAAACAATGCAAAATACTCACATTATCAGCATCAGGAAGTTGTAGCAGACGTTGCTTTAGGAGAGGAATACCAGTCTCAAACAATGGCAAAACCTCATCTCCGAAATAAAACCTCTCCTGtataatttcaaatcaaaagtACTAATAAAACCTATAGCACACtgttaaaatatcaaatacatgGCCTAACCGTGCTCCTAAAACGCAATAAGTCTCTACAAAGAAGCAATTATCTCCTAAAAGTTTAAGAGAGAATGTTATaaagaaaatttcaaaagtttatCTATGTTgctacgtttttttttttcttttcgaatCTGCTAAATTTTATTAAGCTGAACTAGGTGTAAGACACACCTAAGAATGCACAGGACCGAACAAAATACAACCGGTATAAAACACGGCAGCCCCAATAACAGCAAAAACAAGCAGAGAACTGCTGCTGTAACAACTAACCCAGCCAAACCAATACACAGTTCCGCAAACACCAGCCAACCAGCACCCCAGAAACCAAAAAGCCAGGCCTACTGCAGTTGTTTTAACAGCAGAACTGCTGCATTAACTGTTAAAAAACCAGGAAAAAAGGTTGCAGCCGATACAGAAGTTCAGCACTCCCAAAAAGCAACACCCCAATTATCTCTGTAAACATTCCTTTGGGTCCCAACACCATTCATAGAAAAGGCACGCCCAAATTTTTAAACGAGTTAGACACCACCGACAAGACAAAACTCTAATTTCCTCCACAATCTCATCCCACCTAATAACCGTActattaaaaatacaattatttctAGCTTTCCAAATAACCCAcaaagttgtatgccaaattaACCGCAAACCTTCTCTAACCTTCTTATTAGTTGTCAAGCCACTCCAACATGCCCAATGAATAAACATATTCGGAGGCGTCACCAAATTCCCTTCCACCCATGTGAGAAGCTCCGCCCAAATCCTAAAAACCACACCACAATGAAGAAACAGGTTGTTCACCGATTCCCCCTCCGAACCACAAAGCACACAGTTCAGCGAGACATCCGCTGCAACGCCTACGAGAAAGGTTGAGACACGTAGGTATACGGTTAAGAAGGACCTTCCAAGAGAAAGCCACCACCTTGGAGGGAGCCAGACTCTTCCAAACTTGACCGAAAACCTTCTTCTCTTCCTCTCCCATTGTCACCGTTTGGCTCTCCATCGAGACCAATTTCTTATAGGCCgacttcacaaaaaaaactCCCCCCTCCTCCAATCTCCACGCCCATCTATCTATCCCCTCGGTTCGCACATTCCCATTTAAAACCTCcaacaaattattaagaagtTCTTCCTCCCACACAAAAAACCGACGACGCCAATTAAAAGTCCACTCTCCCCCCAAGTTAGC
Above is a genomic segment from Medicago truncatula cultivar Jemalong A17 chromosome 5, MtrunA17r5.0-ANR, whole genome shotgun sequence containing:
- the LOC11426650 gene encoding ribose-phosphate pyrophosphokinase 4 isoform X2 — its product is MAMVKSPKKHVNLFYSLDCEELANKVASHSQTNITLQNIKWRSFADGFPNIFINNAEELRGQHVAFLASFSSPAQVFEQLSVIYALPRLFVASFTLVLPFFPTGSFERMEEEGDVATAFTLARMLSNIPISRGGPTSLVIYDIHALQERFYFGDEVLPLFETGIPLLKQRLLQLPDADNVVIAFPDDGAWKRFHKLFDNYSVVVCTKVREGDKRIVRLKEGHVSGHHVVIVDDLVQSGGTLIECQKVLAANGAAKVSAYVTHGVFPNQSWLRFTHKDEASEKAFAYFWITDSCPVTVKALANQAPFEVLSLAGSIANALQI
- the LOC11426650 gene encoding ribose-phosphate pyrophosphokinase 4 isoform X1; its protein translation is MAMVKSPKKHVNLFYSLDCEELANKVASHSQTNITLQNIKWRSFADGFPNIFINNAEELRGQHVAFLASFSSPAQVFEQLSVIYALPRLFVASFTLVLPFFPTGSFERMEEEGDVATAFTLARMLSNIPISRGGPTSLVIYDIHALQERFYFGDEVLPLFETGIPLLKQRLLQLPDADNVVIAFPDDGAWKRFHKLFDNYSVVVCTKVREGDKRIVRLKEGHVSGHHVVIVDDLVQSGGTLIECQKVLAANGAAKVSAYVTHGVFPNQSWLRFTHKDEASEKAFAYFWITDSCPVTVKALANQAPFEVLSLAGSIANALQI